One Setaria viridis chromosome 3, Setaria_viridis_v4.0, whole genome shotgun sequence DNA window includes the following coding sequences:
- the LOC117848075 gene encoding multisubstrate pseudouridine synthase 7 codes for MRDQGRNSPFRQSPLPSPVNPLPPPQNPSPVGPLHRPPPMARSSSLSEAEAGISCFASSLPGFRGVLKHRYSDFIVHEVARDGTVVQLTSFDLPSECVDVKEEEKAAPSADADHSQALESFRALCGDADCDALRGLLERVAAGGDGDVSPVILSPDADKAHRSEVHNFFKKNFKFLVTDTVEHSDGIQRCIRVRLGSGAGGGRGGGGGGRGKGRKRKNMGGSDWRDDRPFDSRGSSNWSDSVGKFLRFHLYKENKDTQEALGIIGKMLGLQPRSFGFAGTKDKRAVTLQQVTVFKVQANRLAALNNRLFGIKVGNFCYVKEGLVLGQLMGNQFTITLRGVIAESEDVIKAAADGLGKNGFINYYGLQRFGSGSIPTHLVGAALLRGEWKAAVNLILDPREGERDDINEVRKHYKEHGDIDKALRNFPRHLVAERAILQCLKKCPGNYLQALKGIPRTLRMMYVHSYQSYLWNHAASMRVEKYGMSQVVEGDLVYNKESPPEESTSVDIAETDDGHTNSSEIDLCSEAQPEETIQSVKIVDSGDLLKGMYTFDDVVLPLPGSQAMFPGNEVAEIYHEMAKKDGISLMENAHGVKEFSITSMKGGYRRVFQRPIDFQWELMTYTDDSSSLAETDLDVLSRIKPKEANELVTTDQSQDKLEKDSDTSTPTNGSDSLENKPTGSPDTAPRKMAIKLVFTLPASCYATMAIRELLKTSTSVAYQKTLSC; via the exons ATGAGGGACCAAGGCCGAAATTCTCCCTTTCGGCAATCCCCTCTTCCCTCACCGGTAaaccctcttcctcctccccaaaaccctagcccaGTAGGCCCCCTCCACCGGCCACCTCCCATGGCGCGCTCGAGCTCACTCTCTGAGGCCGAGGCTGGCATCTCCTGCTTCGCCTCCTCACTCCCTGGCTTCCGTGGTGTCCTCAAGCACCGCTACTCCGACTTCATCGTCCACGAGGTCGCCCGCGACGGCACCGTCGTCCAGCTCACCTCATTCGATCTCCCCTCCGAG TGCGTGGATgtgaaagaggaggagaaggcggcgccCTCGGCCGACGCGGACCACTCGCAGGCCCTCGAGTCGTTCCGCGCGCTCTGCGGCGACGCGGATTGCGACGCGCTGAGAGGGCTCCTCGAAAGGGTGGCGGCCGGGGGTGACGGTGATGTCTCGCCGGTCATTCTCTCGCCTGACGCCGACAAGGCTCACAGATCG GAGGTGCATAACTTTTTTAAGAAGAACTTCAAGTTCCTTGTTACGGACACAGTGGAACACAGTGATGGTATCCAGAGGTGCATCAGGGTGCGGTTGGGGTCAGGAGCTGGTGGTGgaaggggcggtggtggtggtggtcgtgggAAAGGAAGGAAGCGGAAGAACATGGGTGGTTCTGATTGGAGAGATGACCGGCCATTTGATAGTAGAGGGTCTAGTAATTGGTCTGATAGTGTTGGGAAGTTCCTGAG GTTTCACCTGTACAAAGAGAATAAGGACACTCAAGAAGCATTAGGAATAATAGGAAAAATGTTAGGACTTCAG CCACGTTCATTTGGGTTTGCAGGTACAAAGGATAAACGTGCTGTCACTTTGCAGCAG GTAACCGTTTTCAAGGTGCAAGCCAATAGATTGGCTGCTCTCAATAATCGGCTATTTGGGATTAAAGTTGGAAACTTTTG TTATGTGAAGGAGGGACTTGTTCTTGGTCAACTCATGGGAAATCAATTTACAATTACTCTGAG GGGCGTCATTGCAGAATCCGAAGATGTAATAAAAGCTGCTGCTGATGGCTTAGGAAAGAATGGATTTATCAACTACTATGGTTTGCAG CGCTTTGGAagtggttcgattccaacacaCCTTGTTGGGGCTGCTTTGCTTAGAGGAGAGTGGAAAGCTGCTGTAAACTTGATTCTTGATCCAAGGGAAGGAGA GCGTGATGACATAAATGAGGTCCGCAAACATTACAAGGAACATGGTGACATTGATAAAGCACTGAGGAACTTCCCTCGACACCTCGTAGCTGAGAGGGCTATA CTACAGTGTCTGAAGAAATGCCCTGGTAACTATCTACAGGCACTAAAGGGTATACCAAGAACACTAAGAATGAt GTATGTACATAGTTACCAAAGTTACCTTTGGAATCATGCTGCCAGCATGAGAGTGGAAAAGTATG GCATGTCACAGGTTGTAGAAggtgacttggtttataacaaAGAAAGCCCTCCTGAAGAATCTACTTCTGTAGATATTGCAGAAACTGATGATGGCCATACAAATTCATCTGAGATTGATCTATGTTCTGAAGCACAACCAGAGGAAACCATCCAGTCTGTGAAG ATAGTTGATTCTGGAGATTTGTTAAAGGGGATGTACACATTTGATGATGTTGTCCTTCCTTTGCCTGG TTCACAAGCAATGTTTCCTGGGAATGAAGTTGCTGAGATATACCATGAAATGGCCAAAAAG GATGGCATTAGCTTGATGGAGAATGCTCACGGTGTCAA GGAGTTTTCAATTACCAGCATGAAAGGAGGTTACCGTCGAGTGTTCCAGCGGCCAATTGACTTTCAATG GGAGCTCATGACTTACACAGATGACAGTTCATCTTTAGCAGAAACTGATTTGGATGTTCTTTCCAGAATCAAGCCTAAAGAAGCAAATGAGCTTGTAACTACCGACCAGTCACAGGATAAGTTGGAGAAGGATTCAGATACCTCCACGCCAACTAATGGGAGTGACTCCCTAGAAAATAAGCCTACTGGCAGCCCAGATACAGCACCAAGAAAAATGGCCATAAAATTAGTATTTACTTTACCAGCATCATGTTATGCTACAATGGCTATCAGGGAGCTTCTAAAGACTTCTACCTCA GTTGCATATCAGAAAACACTCAGCTGCTAA
- the LOC117848078 gene encoding NADH dehydrogenase [ubiquinone] flavoprotein 2, mitochondrial, whose protein sequence is MLPPAARLAARRLLGLASSSASEAAARRLAPSPIAASSYAAAARGSVSSSRPFSTALNYHIDSPENKPDMKWEFSEANMKKVKEILSHYPSNYKQSGIIPLLDLAQQQHGGWVPVAAMDAIAKIVEVAPIRVYEVATFYTMFNRTKVGKYHLLVCGTTPCMIRGSCEIEETLLEHLGVKRNEVTSDGLFSVGEMECMGCCVNAPMIAVADYSKGSEGYTYNYYEDLTPKRVVEIVEMLRRGEIPPRGTQHPERKNCGPTGGNTTLHGEPKPPPCRDLDAC, encoded by the exons atgctgccgccggccgcccgcctcgcggcccgccgcctcctcggcctcgcctcctcctccgcgtcggaagccgccgcccgccgcctggcTCCGTCCCCG ATCGCCGCCTCGTCCTACGCTGCGGCCGCTAGGGGCTCCGTCTCCAGCTCCAGGCCCTTCTCCACGGCTCTTAACTAC CACATTGATTCGCCGGAGAACAAGCCGGACATGAAATGGGAGTTCTCGGAGGCGAACATGAAGAAG GTCAAGGAGATACTGTCTCACTATCCAAGCAACTACAAGCAATCAGGTATTATTCCACTGCTTGATCttgcgcagcagcagcatggtGGATGGGTGCCAGTTGCAGCCATGGATGCT ATTGCTAAAATCGTTGAAGTTGCGCCAATCAGAGTATATGAAGTTGCTACATTTTACACAATGTTTAATCGAACTAAG GTTGGTAAGTACCACCTTCTGGTGTGTGGAACTACACCTTGCATGATTCGTGGTTCATGTGAAATCGAAGAGACATTGTTGGAGCACCTTGGAGTTAAACGAAATG AGGTGACCAGCGATGGTTTATTTTCTGTTGGAGAAATGGAGTGCATG GGTTGCTGTGTGAATGCTCCCATGATTGCTGTGGCTGACTACTCGAAAGGTTCAGAGGGTTACACATACAACTATTAT GAGGACCTCACTCCAAAACGAGTTGTTGAGATTGTTGAGATGCTGAGAAGAGGAGAAATTCCCCCT CGAGGCACACAGCACCCAGAGCGGAAAAACTGTGGCCCCACTGGAGGCAACACCACATTGCACGGAGAGCCGAAACCTCCTCCATGCAGGGATCTAGATGCCTGCTAG